Below is a window of Epinephelus fuscoguttatus linkage group LG12, E.fuscoguttatus.final_Chr_v1 DNA.
caaCCAAACAccatgatttcttttttcatatCTACCTTTCGTCTGGTCTCATTTCCTGCGATGCAGTGAGACTCTGTGTCGTGTACTCCAGCATCCACAGCTTGTAGAACAACATTACGTTTAGAACCACCACCAGTATCAGGCTACAAAGAGAGAAGGGGAACAAATGCAGAGAGACTTTACTACAGGGCCTCATCTACCACATCATTTAATGCCATTTACTGAAATGAATCAGGGCCATGGCAGAAATGAAAATACCTTATACAGATCCTATGGGATGCAATTGAAGACaaggacagagaaaaaaaggtagATTACAGCAAATTGAAACAACACAAAAGAAAGGAAGATagaggaagaaagacagagTGCACATCCTGAAATATTCCCTAAGGACACTGTGAAATTGTATTAGATGTCTAAGAATGATAAAGCTGAAACAGCTAACCACAGGCACTGATAAGAAATAAAACTGACTGTATTGTTGTGAAAGGAAATTAACTGACATCAGTTCAAATAATCAAGCAATCATCATCAGTCATTTAGCAAGCAAAAATGCTAAATATTCTCTTGTTAATAATTGTGAGGATTTactactttttctttgttttataacatccatcaattcaatttcatctgcttatccaggtcgcgggggcagcaggccaagcaaagcaccccaaacgtccctctccccctctttccagctcctcctgggggaccccaaggtgttcccaggacagatgagatatgtaatccctccagcatgtcctgagtctgccccggggcctcctaccagtgggatgtgccaaGAGAACCTCTAACAGGaagcgcccaggaggcatcctgatcagatgcccgaaccacctcaactgacccctttcgacgtgaaggagcagcggttCCACTACGAGAAAACTCCCAGTGTCTGTGCTCCTCACTGTATCACCAtatctaaggctgagcccagccaccccatggggAAACtaatttcagccgcttgtatccgcaatctcattctttcggtcgcTACCCAGAACTTATGACCATAGGCGGgggctgggacgtagatggaccagtaaatcaaaagatTCACgacaataaactgaatattcttgagttttggactgttggtcagacaaaacaagacatttgaagatatCATCCCAGAAATTTTGATTGtcatttaaaagataaaaaaaataacagatgaCTGATCGCAGCCAGGATGTCGATCCTGCTTAACTCCCTGATGGGTCATGAGAGAAAACTGCTTGTGCTGAGTTTGAATTTTGCTGTTTGGggtgtgtgagggaggactGATAAATCATTTGCCAAGCAGGGTGTGATAACAATATCCAAGTAATACAATAACTCACACAAGGCTGATGAGAAGCAGCAGTCTGGAGAAGTTGTAGAATGTGAGGCCTCCTGGAGCATCAGGTATGTGTCTGGTCTGTGTGGAACCTACAGGAGAACAAGACCCAGAGAGCGGGGACTGAGACAGAGTCTTAAAAATGATAAAGGTGCTATGTGTGTAGAGTTTTGTCTTTCACAAAGTTGCAGGgaaactacatttcccataaatcCTGTCCTGGTAAAAGAGGGTGTTGTTGCTCAGTGTCAGTCCTACAGTATCTCACTGACAACAGACCCGTTGGTGACCTCTGCTGGGCTGACCTGCCACATGTTTGATGTGGTGGATGccctcctcatcctcaggcGTGGTGACAGGGCTCAAGGCCGCGTCCATATTCCCCGGCGTTCTCAGGTGATGGACAAGTGTTCGTTTCCTCCTCCGGCTAGTGCCCGTCCTCAGAGCCTTGTTCTTGGGCGACTGTCTGTGAGGATCCGCTAACAGCACATCCAGCTTATTCAGCTCCAATTCTGTAAACCAGAGAGATAATGGGAGGTTAGAGTGATGACAAGGTTGCAGTGGGAGTCAGTCAAGTGGTATGGTGTGGCTCCATTTACATTTGGTCACTTCGTAATCTCTATTACCATATttccagcctggtctcactccgaagttgtaaAATATCAGTGCTTGGGCACAgacttccggcatcagacactgatgaaaaaagctgtcctttcatgttggtTGCTGTTATTGTAATAGTAATAGTGCccggcagtgtcagggggaaacacaacGTTAGTTAAAGGGGCgaaaagtccaagtggggtgtgtgcgagtggtggtggatggatcaacCACCACAACCACCGACCTGGGAGGCCATTTTTTTTCGCTTCCTGGAAGATGGTAAAGTCATACCATGTTCttgtttcctaaacccaaccacgtgcgtgttggctaaacgtaaccgcatgtgtttgttgttgaaagaaaaaactgtgactgtatgcaaactgtacatttcctgtaaattttgaaaacagacaacgcatgtaacaggcagaacttgacacagcctcccagaacgtcaacaaccaacacacccagggtacctttcacatcatatGTTGacgtagcctggttccagaccatagaccccgcccactcaactgagtaggcttgcatctctggtctggcatacttcaatgaatttgcgatttatctcgtccaaacgatagacggaccaatgaatgccgggggtgggggcgggtctagcgattagccaatcagcgccacgctgatggcAAGCTGTacaccggtgggtaactggtgaggatagcaacaatggcgaccgctacagatcctacagaccacattaacgatgctatcgaggtatttcgccactattcgcttaatggaggaccaaattaaggaagctgctaaactggatttaacggcgatgcagctgggcgtgcatgaCGATGGAgacaatgctcgcttgttttcggcacccccgaggcatggatactaatgacgtcagattctgggtgagtcgttgatatctactgattggttagggaaaaaatcaaattccctcccccttgtaaatcgccttcagtggaagccatgtcagactgaaggttctgggagcttcagtctgacactcaggctaatgTTGACGTAGAAAGTCCACGGTCAAACGTTGATAGGTGACGAAATCGATGTTTGTATTTCTTACCACTTTTCCATGATGGAGAGGTTACAGTTACCACAGACAGAGGcatggacttgagtcacatggaGTCTTGACAAAATCataaaagacttgcaactcagcttagactttaacaccagtgacttaaactttaaccctttgaaatgACATCTTCCCAATGCCCAAACATTAAATTTACATTATAAAAAGTCAAGGCATCTGTctaatttttgtctttttagtcAGTTTGAATAACACCACTTCTCAGATTGCAGATTATACCTTGCTTTTCCTCCAAattacacaacaaaaaacagcatttgTCCATGCCCTCTAGAATGACACAGAAATGTCTTCTGATCTGACTCCTCTATCAGCAGGACGGCAGTTACAAATTTGCCCTGTGTAACATTGCTGCGTCACATATCGTGTTTCTCCTTCCCAAAATAAACTGGAAGAAAATGACCACAGAACGACCACAATTATGAGAATACGACCCAGGTTCAAAAATAGCAGACATTTCCATGaagtgttgtttgtgttgtaaGGCTAACCCAAGTGCCTGAAGTACTCATCTAGGCCGCTCCAGAAGTTCCTCTCAATAAAGCCCTTCACAAGCCCCCATGGCTGCTTCCTGTAACGAAGCTCTGTCGACACCCTGCAAGACacacatgttttatttcactCTCTATTTATCAAGTTAACATGTTGCTTGGCTGATGTTGCATCACAGTGAAAATGGTAACAATATGCAGCTTTTAGGGCAGTGGTTCCCTAATGGTGAATCACAGGTACATTCCAAatgaccgcaagtgacttgcaaacgtgtcaggtttgtaaaaaaacacactttattttgaagtgccgtttcatgctgtagagtgagtgcaTAATGGACGACTATTTAAacgagacagcaaactagctcgacaacgtggccaaacacaagtatgatgctgagtaCGTTAAACTgtatggaccttgaactaatgactaagatgaaatctggaccctgtggctggaccagtagggaaccactgctttaagggCTTCACTTGGCTCTAATGCAATTAACTCAACACCTGACTTTTAAATGAGGCACACAAGTCTTTGTTCTTGTCATGAAACCCACATGAGAGTCAGATACCTAAGTCGACACTTGTTCTTGGCTACTCTGGTGAGCATGTAGCGATTGAGAGTGTAGAAGTAGTCGTGGTAGGGCACGTCATGGGCGATCACCTCTGCGTCGATAATGTAGCACTCATTGTCCTGGCTGGCCTTGTACAGAGTCTGTAgtcacagcagcacacagtcaGATACAATTTTCAACTAAGAAACAATTCAAGTGACAACTTCAGGAAATAGACGGCTAAACCATAACATTTCAAGCAGTTGTTTCAAGAAATACGTAAGAAATTCCAATGACATAATTTATTGAGACCATTTAGAGTCTCGGCTTGTGAAATGTCCACCTACCTGTGTCTCAGTGACTGTGGCTGTTTTGGGAGCCAGAGGATTATTCAGAGCGAGGGTGTACATGATCTCTCTTGTCTGGTTACCATCCTGCTCTTTCCTCCAGGGGTGATACACCACATCTGTAAGAGAAAACCAAACATAAAGGCACCCCGTGGAGTTTCTGATAACTGGTAACACTACGGAGCAATGTGCTTATaggtcagtgttttgtttgtatcatgcatgtgcacaagGCGCGGGCAGTGCCATGTGCATCCTACCATTCATTCCACACCATTTGGTTGATCAACAGTTAGTGGAAGTATCACACAAAGAAACATTACAATGTCATCTGTCATTGCATTTGCTGAAAATTCTGCATTCTCCGTCACTATCAAGTTAATGCCTTACATTGAATTTGGTCACCCGCCGTCACAACCTAAGTTCAACCAAATAACAATATctagggaggagagaaggtgtggagtgagttttacacagcccattcacatcagaccaatcaaatgagcccctctcctcgcccttaaatgcgccgcgcaaaggcgtaatgagggtttactcaattcgctatggtggaagagagcagcagcgtcagacgggcaaacttctcccaggaggaaactgatgttttggtccgggaggtccaagctcgcagtgtccgaatatacggaactgcgagcagacctccatgggctgatgatgcaaaggtagcctgggaggaggtcaccacaattgtaaatcaatgttgtgtttctctcgtgcgcgcgctctcgctttctctctcacagtctcactctgtttcttttcttttgacttttctaagatgacagatgctgaatatatactccctatctgatgctgtggctgtttgtggttggctgagagggatgtgaactcattagtttgcagctgtgttaatcaaatcaggttgggtttccattacgtgtgccaaacgtgccaaacagtgccaatcccctttgatctgacatcagatgtgacgggacagttgatatagagatacgtttatgtgctgattgcagatagttgcattgaatagtggttttgtggctactTATGGCatcattaatgtgcctgacattctggaaacctgcctgtgaggttttggtgacgtgtgcgcactgtccgctggtcagccaaacttcggcttacaccggctgcgctccccctgtgctcacagtagacgtggtttcagttggcgagcttttagcacacctttggcgaagccttttggcacgaaactgtcgcTGCGCCAaactggatctgtcgacaccttcccatgctgcgccgccacacccatctcagcgcacctcggtctgccaaactaccaaactgagcgcgcctcgggttgcgctgctcaaaactagctctgcgcggggttcgccaccctgcaccaccctgcactgcgccgggaaactagagcccgtTGACTTTGATGATGAGTGATTATGTCTTCATGCAGTAGGGTGACACTTGTGAAGTTGGACCATGTTTGAAAATGATGGAATGCGTGAGGAAAACACAAAGTCATTGGGGAGAACAAGAAAGATCTATTTCAttgcagcagacacaggagaCAGGATGTGTACATTCCACAGTTTTACCTGAGAATCTCCTCTGCTCCCGAAAGTCCCTCATAAACTCAGACTCAGTGAAAAGTAAGTCATACATCTTGTCCACACCAATCTTGTACACCTCATTGACGTATTGCCTGCCACTCAGGTCCTCGTGGAAAGCCTGCACCTCACCTGCACAAAGagtatttctgtgtgtgagtgtgttgtggAGTGAAAACTGAACGGATGAAGATCTGTACGCTTTAGGTTATATTGAGGGGGAcagctgtattttgtgttacatgattaaaatacatttttgatttcTTGGTTTAGGGCAGGGTGATATCATGACACACCTTCGTCATGCGTCTCAGATGAGTCACTGAGCTCAGTGGGCAGGTCCTCGTTGTCGTTGAGGTCCGGTGACGGTGAAGGGACGTGGGTGCTGTGTGGGCTGATCTGCTGGCTGCTGCGGTTCTCAAGCATGGGGAGGGTCAAGAGGTCTGTGTCTGGGAGAGGGCTGGATACGTCCTCCACAGGCGCCAGGTCATACTGCTGGACCAGAAAGATTGATAAAGGTCAACCAATAATAACGGAGAGTAAAAGCAGGGATCTCCATTATTTACACAGACGATCCAGTGATTTCTCTGCCTTGTAAAAGCACTCATCTTTCAAACTTCATGCCCTCAGTTTTTAAACACGGGAGCCCCCACACGACATAGTGTGCTATTTTCTGCAGTAGTATACACATTTAATGGTTCTCGTGTACTCACAGGAACTGAAGAGTCAGTGCTGGGCAGCTCTGGCGTAGCGTTGTTGGGGAAGGCTTTGTGGGGCAGGATGGGGCTGACATCAGGTTTGGCCTCAGTGTTCTTGGCAAGGGCGTTGCTGGTGTCGTTGCCCTGCTCATTGGTTTCCTCCACGGGCAGCTCTTCACAGTACCTGCACCACGGAGACGGACAGCAGCTGTAGGTCAAGGTTACCAGCTTGCTGTACACTGCCCGCACTGGGCTACACACATGCATGGGCATGGGTGTGATGGAGGTGGTCATggtttttagttttctttatGGATTCTCCTGCAAGGTGGACACCAAATATCTGGACTGTTTCGATCCCTGATTATGCAGTTTTAAGAACACATGCAGAAATATCTCTTACAGCGGACATATTTGTACTTCAGTTTTATTGTTGGAAGTTGAAATCCTTTCTTAcatggtattttttttaaccatcatCTTCTGGGTTCAGGGAAGGTACAGACCCACGTAACCTCAGTTCATCCGTTTTATTTGCAgaatattttaacaatttttagCATATTATTCCTTAGAATTCCCTGTGGACATTGTTAAGGAGGAATTATCTGCCAAGGTCTCCTCCTCagcaaaacaaacggaccaggtgaataaaaccagtagaaacaatgaataaagcagtttcacgttacaaatcagtgtttctctgatgttgtTTGGCATATCAAAGACGGGCCGCTAGTCCAGCTCCTAGACGTGAtgctgtgctcaccttttttctttggttCCTCAAGATCcaaatgttcaggaggtttttactgggagccaaattatctgcagagatctcctcctctccaaaaaaaaCTGGGCTAGGTGATTTCAACCAGTgaagacactgaataaagtagtttcacattaaatgtcagtgtttttccaatgtgGTTTGGTTTGTTGCAGAGGTGCTGCTTactataggcccgtttccactgaagaagttcctggtactatttgggggcaggaactactacaggaacgtcctctcgctcagccctctcaactgccgtgtctccactgagagagtggAGTACGAGGagggttcctgtaaagttaccgggctctgtatgtgacgtaatcgtttgaccggggcgacgtaggggcgtagggacgccgttagccgttagccgttagcggtgtctgtaataactccagtcacagtccatgaaaaaaatattttttccagcggatgtcttagttacaacatgattgagctaactggagtagtttcatgtcgtatccgacaacgggaggcttttaacagatgacgtcctgatgttagctttgctgctgttgttagctgtccctgtcagctgatgctttctagacatcgtgatttccaaaaactgaataaacaccacacatagcaacacaaaactgctttgctagctcaatcgtgttgtaactaagatatccactggaaaaaattattttttctcggatcgtttaatgagttattacagacaccgctaacagctaacggttagcctagctaaactacgataaccatgttgttatttacaaaacgtcacatcccgccttgagtatatccaatcagcaccaagtaatccccaagccccagccaggagtttctcggggccattctgagtacctaccccgaggcagggacttgtttaacccctgtaaaagttccggaactctgtccttcgggggtggttcctgtggtggagaccaacggccccggccccgtaaattaccccgaagttcttacggtggaaacgggccttgaCGCAAAAATGTAAGAATCCGAAAACACAGTTTCAGTGTTTGTCAGGGAAACAATTACTCAGTTGACAGGAAGGAAGCAGTCGTGTCAGACAGACAAGTTGTCATGTaacataaagaaaaacatgGTTAAACTATGAATATTTGTCACCATGAGGAAATGTATAATGGAACATATGATGGATCCAGGGGATTTTCATGGTGGTGTATAAAACTCACCCCATGGTGTTGAAGTCCTCATCAGGAGGGACGTAATCCTCATCATCACTGGTCAGGCCAAGTTCATTACCGTAACACTGATGGACAAAGTGCCACAGCTCTTTTGGACATAAAGGCTGAGAGAAGACAAAttgagaggaggacagagtgaTCGAATTTGCAGGAGAAAAACAGAAGCTTGTCATAACAGACCGTGGGTGGCCATCATTCTAATGGTTTGATACTTCtaacaaaaaaatcatctttttaCTTAAGTCGTTTGCTGTAACTGTTGTGAGTAATGCCTCATGTTCTCTTGTATGTTGTGTCCAGGAAGCATGATGATGGCAGGCCCAACCAGGTTCTGATATAGTGGGTGTAACTGACATCaacaatgaacaatgacagtGTTGCCAGTCTTACCTTCTCTAGGAGGGCATTCTGCCACAGTCTGAACATCATCATGTATGTCCGGTCCCTCGCCCCAAATGAGGTGAAAAAGTGCTGAGAGAAGAGCATAGATAAGAATAAGATGAAGGATGAATTTATGAGTTTACTGGGAAAGTCATTTTTCACGTGCTTTATCCCAACTATACTGGGAAAACGAATATATTGAGTTGCTCTGAACACTTTCAACCTGCCAGATAAAAGGCTGCATCTGCATTATAACTTATCATCATCAAAAGTAGCCTTCAGTACTGTCTAATTATGTTAAGTTGCTAAATATTCAAGTATAAAAAGGTTGCCTATTTCAAATTGAATTTGAATTgaaaatttaaaatgtctctaacattttaaatgaactTGCTTGGATTGTGCAGTGGTATTCTGTATATGCAAGGTACAGCCCAGTCGCctcaagaaaatgttggcattgtccatttctgcaaatcaggAATATGTTACACTGTATGGTACATACttatcatgtcaacatttctaaatGTGTCAGAtaactgttcgagaccaacaaacaaaaagtgaGATGCAGCATGTTATTGCTGTGTCTTCCAGTGACTTTGTAACCACCAAAGATGGTTGTTTTTTGGCAAAttgtcactgcatttcctgcccagtagtgccacaaaaagcagttgtcttTTACTGAGACATCCCCACATTTCCAGGTGAGATTGTGCCATCACagccaggtattttaagccaaaacatgatctttttctaaccataaccaattCGTTTTTGGGCCTAACCTGCTCACATGTTAActagtgttgttgaaacataattTTCAATGTTGAATAATAACATACAATTGTAATATATTctttgttttcagaaatgtacaatgtcaacatttattctggtgattagGGTGCAAGTTAAGGATGTCGAGCTGCCTACCTTTTCATTGTCAGTGCAAAGCTGGATGGCGTTGGGGATGAGGCGGGCCGTCTTCTCCTTGGTCATAGAGCAGATGTCCTTCAGTCGTACCATCAGCTTGAAAGTAAAGAGCAGATGTTGTCACTGTGAAGGTTGATTACCTCTTAATTTAGTCAGTACGCCCTACTGCATGGTACAAAAATAAGTTCTTCACCCAAGCAAAAATGAACTATATAAGACTATAAGAAGTACACCGTTCTTCAGTTCCAGTGTCCTTACCAAGGTTTCCCATCGGAAGATGTTGCTGTAGAAACAAATCCAGTTCTCTGAGAGGTAGAGGCGTCCCTGCAGGAGGATGTCCCGCTGCAGGGCACAGGAATAATCTGGAAAGAGTTAGATGTCAAAAGTCAACTGTGCTTGGAAAGAGACCTCTAATATTTTGCAACACAGCTCCAGAGTGCAGAAAAATTCATGGGGTGTATCACCGTGAGTCCATAGCAAGGGACAATGGACAGCGTTATTTATAAACAGGTCATTTGGAGAGGATGAAAGCAGGATGTTAGCAGTTAGGGCCTACATGGGAGTCTTCGTCATGTTTGTTCTGCTGTTAAAGAATATTCAAACACTAAAATTGAGTGGATATACGTCTTAGTGGTTCAGACTCACCCACAATGAGGCGCTCAGTGTCGGGCAGCTGCTTGAAAAGCTTCCTGAAGTCCTCATTGCGCTGCTTATAGGTGGGACTCAGTACCTGCAGagacaacaacagaaaacagattTGTGCTTACATGcaccaaaaatacacatttacctTCACTTATTTTCCATGCAGGCCAGAGACACTCAACTTTGAGGACACAAAAAATTCACACCCAGAATGTACATATAGATGTTCTCACAGTGCCACAGTAATTAAATTATCAAATGTGGTATGGCTCCTCATAAGTCAGTAGGTCCATCTCTTTCGTACTCAGTGAAATTTCTCAACAATTGTTGAATGGATTGCTTTGAAACAGTCATGGTGTGCAGACAATATATCTTGCTGGCTTTGGACTTTCCATCTTGTTCCATTAGCAGGCTGACATTTGTGGTTCAGAGTGAAATGTTTTGACAGCTGTTAGATGGTTTGTCTGAA
It encodes the following:
- the gramd1ba gene encoding protein Aster-B isoform X1, encoding MKGFKLTCTATNSNRSTPACSPVLRKRSRASTPQLSPEADGTMVEKGSSDQASDRSPTTPEQQQTSQHQRTCSQSLHPTNANTRSGGKNSKKSQSWYNVLSPTYKQRNEDFRKLFKQLPDTERLIVDYSCALQRDILLQGRLYLSENWICFYSNIFRWETLLMVRLKDICSMTKEKTARLIPNAIQLCTDNEKHFFTSFGARDRTYMMMFRLWQNALLEKPLCPKELWHFVHQCYGNELGLTSDDEDYVPPDEDFNTMGYCEELPVEETNEQGNDTSNALAKNTEAKPDVSPILPHKAFPNNATPELPSTDSSVPQYDLAPVEDVSSPLPDTDLLTLPMLENRSSQQISPHSTHVPSPSPDLNDNEDLPTELSDSSETHDEGEVQAFHEDLSGRQYVNEVYKIGVDKMYDLLFTESEFMRDFREQRRFSDVVYHPWRKEQDGNQTREIMYTLALNNPLAPKTATVTETQTLYKASQDNECYIIDAEVIAHDVPYHDYFYTLNRYMLTRVAKNKCRLRVSTELRYRKQPWGLVKGFIERNFWSGLDEYFRHLELELNKLDVLLADPHRQSPKNKALRTGTSRRRKRTLVHHLRTPGNMDAALSPVTTPEDEEGIHHIKHVAGSTQTRHIPDAPGGLTFYNFSRLLLLISLVLILVVVLNVMLFYKLWMLEYTTQSLTASQEMRPDERPPQTQLEWVQLMDSQQRYHDNELQKWRDIIKSSVLLLDKLRDSLLNLHKSIGLRDYNSESDKRRNQYH
- the gramd1ba gene encoding protein Aster-B isoform X2, with the translated sequence MKGFKLTCTATNSNRSTPACSPVLRKRSRASTPQLSPEADGTMVEKGSSDQASDRSPTTPEQQQTSQHQRTCSQSLHPTNANTRSGGKNSKKSQSWYNVLSPTYKQRNEDFRKLFKQLPDTERLIVDYSCALQRDILLQGRLYLSENWICFYSNIFRWETLLMVRLKDICSMTKEKTARLIPNAIQLCTDNEKHFFTSFGARDRTYMMMFRLWQNALLEKPLCPKELWHFVHQCYGNELGLTSDDEDYVPPDEDFNTMGYCEELPVEETNEQGNDTSNALAKNTEAKPDVSPILPHKAFPNNATPELPSTDSSVPYDLAPVEDVSSPLPDTDLLTLPMLENRSSQQISPHSTHVPSPSPDLNDNEDLPTELSDSSETHDEGEVQAFHEDLSGRQYVNEVYKIGVDKMYDLLFTESEFMRDFREQRRFSDVVYHPWRKEQDGNQTREIMYTLALNNPLAPKTATVTETQTLYKASQDNECYIIDAEVIAHDVPYHDYFYTLNRYMLTRVAKNKCRLRVSTELRYRKQPWGLVKGFIERNFWSGLDEYFRHLELELNKLDVLLADPHRQSPKNKALRTGTSRRRKRTLVHHLRTPGNMDAALSPVTTPEDEEGIHHIKHVAGSTQTRHIPDAPGGLTFYNFSRLLLLISLVLILVVVLNVMLFYKLWMLEYTTQSLTASQEMRPDERPPQTQLEWVQLMDSQQRYHDNELQKWRDIIKSSVLLLDKLRDSLLNLHKSIGLRDYNSESDKRRNQYH
- the gramd1ba gene encoding protein Aster-B isoform X3, coding for MAASTATNSNRSTPACSPVLRKRSRASTPQLSPEADGTMVEKGSSDQASDRSPTTPEQQQTSQHQRTCSQSLHPTNANTRSGGKNSKKSQSWYNVLSPTYKQRNEDFRKLFKQLPDTERLIVDYSCALQRDILLQGRLYLSENWICFYSNIFRWETLLMVRLKDICSMTKEKTARLIPNAIQLCTDNEKHFFTSFGARDRTYMMMFRLWQNALLEKPLCPKELWHFVHQCYGNELGLTSDDEDYVPPDEDFNTMGYCEELPVEETNEQGNDTSNALAKNTEAKPDVSPILPHKAFPNNATPELPSTDSSVPQYDLAPVEDVSSPLPDTDLLTLPMLENRSSQQISPHSTHVPSPSPDLNDNEDLPTELSDSSETHDEGEVQAFHEDLSGRQYVNEVYKIGVDKMYDLLFTESEFMRDFREQRRFSDVVYHPWRKEQDGNQTREIMYTLALNNPLAPKTATVTETQTLYKASQDNECYIIDAEVIAHDVPYHDYFYTLNRYMLTRVAKNKCRLRVSTELRYRKQPWGLVKGFIERNFWSGLDEYFRHLELELNKLDVLLADPHRQSPKNKALRTGTSRRRKRTLVHHLRTPGNMDAALSPVTTPEDEEGIHHIKHVAGSTQTRHIPDAPGGLTFYNFSRLLLLISLVLILVVVLNVMLFYKLWMLEYTTQSLTASQEMRPDERPPQTQLEWVQLMDSQQRYHDNELQKWRDIIKSSVLLLDKLRDSLLNLHKSIGLRDYNSESDKRRNQYH
- the gramd1ba gene encoding protein Aster-B isoform X5, encoding MVEKGSSDQASDRSPTTPEQQQTSQHQRTCSQSLHPTNANTRSGGKNSKKSQSWYNVLSPTYKQRNEDFRKLFKQLPDTERLIVDYSCALQRDILLQGRLYLSENWICFYSNIFRWETLLMVRLKDICSMTKEKTARLIPNAIQLCTDNEKHFFTSFGARDRTYMMMFRLWQNALLEKPLCPKELWHFVHQCYGNELGLTSDDEDYVPPDEDFNTMGYCEELPVEETNEQGNDTSNALAKNTEAKPDVSPILPHKAFPNNATPELPSTDSSVPQYDLAPVEDVSSPLPDTDLLTLPMLENRSSQQISPHSTHVPSPSPDLNDNEDLPTELSDSSETHDEGEVQAFHEDLSGRQYVNEVYKIGVDKMYDLLFTESEFMRDFREQRRFSDVVYHPWRKEQDGNQTREIMYTLALNNPLAPKTATVTETQTLYKASQDNECYIIDAEVIAHDVPYHDYFYTLNRYMLTRVAKNKCRLRVSTELRYRKQPWGLVKGFIERNFWSGLDEYFRHLELELNKLDVLLADPHRQSPKNKALRTGTSRRRKRTLVHHLRTPGNMDAALSPVTTPEDEEGIHHIKHVAGSTQTRHIPDAPGGLTFYNFSRLLLLISLVLILVVVLNVMLFYKLWMLEYTTQSLTASQEMRPDERPPQTQLEWVQLMDSQQRYHDNELQKWRDIIKSSVLLLDKLRDSLLNLHKSIGLRDYNSESDKRRNQYH
- the gramd1ba gene encoding protein Aster-B isoform X4 translates to MKGGKADSNKSSLYEDKNTGQDKRRIKRRKMTPAQNQSLSAVHSEAETNWEHGLERGAEQLAQWYKWDWASEQVPAVLSPTYKQRNEDFRKLFKQLPDTERLIVDYSCALQRDILLQGRLYLSENWICFYSNIFRWETLLMVRLKDICSMTKEKTARLIPNAIQLCTDNEKHFFTSFGARDRTYMMMFRLWQNALLEKPLCPKELWHFVHQCYGNELGLTSDDEDYVPPDEDFNTMGYCEELPVEETNEQGNDTSNALAKNTEAKPDVSPILPHKAFPNNATPELPSTDSSVPQYDLAPVEDVSSPLPDTDLLTLPMLENRSSQQISPHSTHVPSPSPDLNDNEDLPTELSDSSETHDEGEVQAFHEDLSGRQYVNEVYKIGVDKMYDLLFTESEFMRDFREQRRFSDVVYHPWRKEQDGNQTREIMYTLALNNPLAPKTATVTETQTLYKASQDNECYIIDAEVIAHDVPYHDYFYTLNRYMLTRVAKNKCRLRVSTELRYRKQPWGLVKGFIERNFWSGLDEYFRHLELELNKLDVLLADPHRQSPKNKALRTGTSRRRKRTLVHHLRTPGNMDAALSPVTTPEDEEGIHHIKHVAGSTQTRHIPDAPGGLTFYNFSRLLLLISLVLILVVVLNVMLFYKLWMLEYTTQSLTASQEMRPDERPPQTQLEWVQLMDSQQRYHDNELQKWRDIIKSSVLLLDKLRDSLLNLHKSIGLRDYNSESDKRRNQYH